Proteins co-encoded in one Dasypus novemcinctus isolate mDasNov1 chromosome 18, mDasNov1.1.hap2, whole genome shotgun sequence genomic window:
- the LOC101411098 gene encoding cytoplasmic tRNA 2-thiolation protein 1-like isoform X1 has product MALLPATPQRPAASRAAVGPADTLRRLRCRPTPRCSRCPIWVRRERPFLCLGLSRPLLPGTTAMPAPPCASCHTARAALRRPRSGRALCGACFCAAFEAEVLHTVLAGRLLPPGAVVAVGASGGKDSTVLAHVLRELAPRLRISLRLVAVDEGIGGYRDVALAAVRRQAARWDLPLTIVAYADLFGGWTMDAVARSTAGSGRSRNCCTFCGVLRRRALEEGARLVGATHIVTGHNADDMAETVLMNFLRGDTARLARGGGLGSRGEGGALPRCRPLQLASQKEVVLYAHFRRLDYFSEECVYAPEAFRGHARDLLKRLEAARPSVALDLVHSAECLALAPAALPPAPGACSRCGALASRALCQACALLDGLHRGRPRLAIGKGRRGLAEEGPPGARGAGLAV; this is encoded by the exons ATGGCACTCCTCCCCGCGACCCCTCAACGCCCAGCGGCCTCCAGGGCAGCTGTTGGCCCTGCCGACACGTTGCGGAGACTGCGCTGTCGCCCGACTCCGCGTTGCTCCCGCTGCCCAATCTGGGTGCGGCGGGAACGCCCCTTCCTCTGTCTGGGGCTGAG CCGCCCGCTCCTGCCCGGGACCACCGCGATGCCGGCCCCGCCCTGCGCCTCCTGCCACACGGCCCGCGCCGCCCTCCGCCGCCCCCGCTCCGGACGCGCGCTGTGCGGCGCCTGCTTCTGCGCCGCCTTCGAGGCCGAGGTGCTGCACACGGTGCTCGCGGGCCGCCTGCTGCCGCCCGGCGCCGTCGTGGCCGTGGGCGCCTCGGGGGGCAAGGACTCCACGGTGCTCGCGCACGTGCTCCGCGAGCTCGCCCCGCGCCTGCGCATCTCGCTGCGCCTCGTGGCGGTCGACGAGGGCATCGGCGGCTACCGGGACGTGGCGCTGGCGGCCGTGCGGCGCCAGGCGGCGCGCTGGGACCTGCCGCTCACCATCGTGGCCTACGCAGACCTCTTCGGCGGCTGGACGATGGACGCCGTGGCCCGCAGCACGGCCGGCTCCGGCCGCAGCCGCAACTGCTGCACCTTCTGCGGGGTGCTGCGGCGCCGCGCGCTGGAGGAAGGGGCGCGCCTCGTGGGCGCCACGCACATCGTGACCG GCCACAACGCGGACGACATGGCGGAGACGGTGCTCATGAACTTCCTGCGGGGCGACACGGCGCGCCTGGCCCGGGGCGGGGGCCTGGGCTCGCGGGGCGAGGGGGGCGCCCTGCCGCGCTGCCGCCCGCTGCAGCTGGCCTCGCAGAAGGAGGTGGTGCTGTACGCACACTTCCGCCGCCTCGACTACTTCTCCGAGGAGTGCGTCTACGCGCCCGAGGCCTTCCGCGGCCACGCGCGCGACCTGCTCAAGCGCTTGGAGGCGGCGCGGCCGTCGGTGGCGCTGGACCTCGTGCACTCGGCCGAGTGCCTGGCGCTGGCCCCGGCCGCgctgcccccggcccccggcgccTGCTCCCGCTGCGGGGCGCTCGCCAGCCGCGCGCTCTGCCAGGCCTGCGCGCTCCTGGACGGCCTCCACCGCGGCCGCCCGCGCCTGGCCATCGGCAAGGGCCGCCGTGGGCTGGCCGAGGAGGGTCCGCCGGGCGCGCGCGGGGCCGGCCTCGCCGTCTAG
- the LOC101411098 gene encoding cytoplasmic tRNA 2-thiolation protein 1-like isoform X2, whose translation MPAPPCASCHTARAALRRPRSGRALCGACFCAAFEAEVLHTVLAGRLLPPGAVVAVGASGGKDSTVLAHVLRELAPRLRISLRLVAVDEGIGGYRDVALAAVRRQAARWDLPLTIVAYADLFGGWTMDAVARSTAGSGRSRNCCTFCGVLRRRALEEGARLVGATHIVTGHNADDMAETVLMNFLRGDTARLARGGGLGSRGEGGALPRCRPLQLASQKEVVLYAHFRRLDYFSEECVYAPEAFRGHARDLLKRLEAARPSVALDLVHSAECLALAPAALPPAPGACSRCGALASRALCQACALLDGLHRGRPRLAIGKGRRGLAEEGPPGARGAGLAV comes from the exons ATGCCGGCCCCGCCCTGCGCCTCCTGCCACACGGCCCGCGCCGCCCTCCGCCGCCCCCGCTCCGGACGCGCGCTGTGCGGCGCCTGCTTCTGCGCCGCCTTCGAGGCCGAGGTGCTGCACACGGTGCTCGCGGGCCGCCTGCTGCCGCCCGGCGCCGTCGTGGCCGTGGGCGCCTCGGGGGGCAAGGACTCCACGGTGCTCGCGCACGTGCTCCGCGAGCTCGCCCCGCGCCTGCGCATCTCGCTGCGCCTCGTGGCGGTCGACGAGGGCATCGGCGGCTACCGGGACGTGGCGCTGGCGGCCGTGCGGCGCCAGGCGGCGCGCTGGGACCTGCCGCTCACCATCGTGGCCTACGCAGACCTCTTCGGCGGCTGGACGATGGACGCCGTGGCCCGCAGCACGGCCGGCTCCGGCCGCAGCCGCAACTGCTGCACCTTCTGCGGGGTGCTGCGGCGCCGCGCGCTGGAGGAAGGGGCGCGCCTCGTGGGCGCCACGCACATCGTGACCG GCCACAACGCGGACGACATGGCGGAGACGGTGCTCATGAACTTCCTGCGGGGCGACACGGCGCGCCTGGCCCGGGGCGGGGGCCTGGGCTCGCGGGGCGAGGGGGGCGCCCTGCCGCGCTGCCGCCCGCTGCAGCTGGCCTCGCAGAAGGAGGTGGTGCTGTACGCACACTTCCGCCGCCTCGACTACTTCTCCGAGGAGTGCGTCTACGCGCCCGAGGCCTTCCGCGGCCACGCGCGCGACCTGCTCAAGCGCTTGGAGGCGGCGCGGCCGTCGGTGGCGCTGGACCTCGTGCACTCGGCCGAGTGCCTGGCGCTGGCCCCGGCCGCgctgcccccggcccccggcgccTGCTCCCGCTGCGGGGCGCTCGCCAGCCGCGCGCTCTGCCAGGCCTGCGCGCTCCTGGACGGCCTCCACCGCGGCCGCCCGCGCCTGGCCATCGGCAAGGGCCGCCGTGGGCTGGCCGAGGAGGGTCCGCCGGGCGCGCGCGGGGCCGGCCTCGCCGTCTAG